From a single Capsicum annuum cultivar UCD-10X-F1 chromosome 12, UCD10Xv1.1, whole genome shotgun sequence genomic region:
- the LOC107849644 gene encoding probable mitochondrial adenine nucleotide transporter BTL3 — protein MLRARRSRRRGGGRFLSVTLSDSNEILGQNGEAAVVESGGRVCQEVEKAEKPKLHGGDGALNTTKHLWAGAAAAMVSRTFVAPLERLKLEYIVRGEQKNLLELIKTIAVT, from the exons ATGTTACGTGCACGAAGGAGTCGCCGGAGAGGAGGAGGGCGGTTCTTGTCGGTGACACTTTCAGATTCTAATGAGATTTTGGGGCAGAATGGGGAAGCTGCTGTGGTGGAGAGTGGTGGTAGAGTTTGTCAGGAAGTTGAAAAGGCAGAGAAGCCGAAGTTGCATGGTGGAGATGGTGCATTGAATACTACTAAGCACCTTTGGGCTGGAGCTGCAGCTGCCATGGTGTCCAG AACTTTTGTTGCCCCACTGGAGAGACTAAAGCTGGAATATATAGTTCGTGGTGAACAGAAGAATCTTCTTGAGCTCATCAAGACAATTGCAGTAACTTAA